One window of the Cryptomeria japonica chromosome 7, Sugi_1.0, whole genome shotgun sequence genome contains the following:
- the LOC131052071 gene encoding disease resistance protein RPV1 isoform X2: MSSVASPAPTSPTTSELIDRFLKTSEDAPDFNLEQLVHMIDSVISQYDTKGKRNPSFGKLNYGAAGHPSAADTSKFSEDVSKHVNIISRQISKSLGDKHGTTIAVLNTFGNMHWVGVGFLVVAAVLQRLDTIESNRMERLKLLKSMNNLCKVIMQLKRLPHLKNEMQTRIKESIQLIVEGAILCCFQKKRKTLGRLYMASKDKQDLEELSFQVDEMRKTLNEQINVCILDDIHSTMGSSASQAPFLNDAVGIEQQITKVVGLLDLENDKPVVAVVIHGIGGAGKTTLADAVYVSLQDKFHGWKHSKATLIQNLDLDPKIEELQSQIVQDLTGVKQKVRDYKSGQQCLKEIMEKETVFLYIDNVLRRDHLEKLLPKEITGPKKIRMLLTARKTNILGVVEDCRIKPCKIYPMGPLSLDAALQVLCKKIDREQDINSILDERPQAKEIAKKCSCCPLFLEVVGAYLHKRKNKDEAYERVLNWLQCGEAFSGYKEESFDDSRILFAYEELQPSAQAAFLDICSFFYNWEWEEVACIVGEEELESLEEGALLKRIELEEGYDVKRKVNRISIHDLLLAAGRNKSKGNRFNDLGDFSAVLNNEQALRQIKGVWLGWNKKPFHLLAEKLDAMCGSLRVFAMGDSIIVKGKCSQQFNELRFLQVGKVPNLPFDISRLKRLTFMDYNSEGNMVLDLSKIQSKLKVLKLSEQGKSLQNLEINPYTVAVLKDLRICAWRFCKLQKLPKAFQQLNKLQQLDLSKCEFTEIPESFGQLFALEKLNLSFSQNLKELPDSLEKLQALQELVLSYCRNLKKLPEGFGKLKALTKLDLTYCENLQELPGSFDKLYSLRSLWLEHCSSLFGLHERIGNLTSLTSLRLGECAKLRSIPESIGQLTSLAGSISFSGCSSLTEVPEEICKLTMIKKISLGRCSSLKMLPSRLIEISSLQDLDLHGCENLQEMCNNFHCLVALIKLNMVNCWSLSKLPKGFGKLRCLQELCLSGCRKLEELCSDFHCLRALIKLDLSECSSLMILPEQFGDLACLEELDLSGCFQLESLSANFHSLPSLIRLGLINCERLEGKWMDSVVAIESLWRVDISGSERMIQRWMEMQREKDDCHLVVVTGKLQESDSSLLLKATISKFFREERILIDSHQHPFCSSSLQPETALILIISLRSTEPSVWELLERNLQRLESNYKSFKLIYIGKEFSSLPTNLKDRILAYTPENSQASLLLDKLFALFPTYREYVFCTSDGLQENGMKCFTVWEDISYILNEVSFLIRTPRESNTELLRALLLTTETDFLLIKNKQRVQVTDIQDKMLLLLITPINISETQTSALKDMYLKMQDRHDYLAEVVWIPRVDWGKPTWAEYQRCATNSAWPVVPNPWLVNPESLNHLVNTATALVVVDAKGMISCKDALPMVERWGLEAYPFCQSREDDLRKLEWEGLKVQSSVEFVFQNLESSQLKRVPNEKVQISRHLDAIKYQVLQLHVNDTMCSRQLQRLLKFKVSC; the protein is encoded by the exons ATGTCTTCTGTTGCCTCACCTGCTCCAACCTCTCCTACTACCTCTGAACTTATTGATAGATTTCTTAAAACTAGCGAGGATGCACCAGATTTCAATCTAGAACAACTAGTCCACATGATTGACAGTGTTATTTCTCAATACGACACTAAG GGGAAACGAAATCCATCTTTTGGGAAACTAAATTATGGTGCAGCTGGCCACCCCTCTGCAGCAGATACATCCAAATTCTCCGAAGACGTGTCAAAGCATGTCAACATCATTTCTCGCCAG ATATCAAAGTCTCTTGGAGATAAACATGGGACAACTATAGCAGTGTTGAATACCTTTGGAAACATGCATTGGGTTGGAGTGGGCTTCTTGGTGGTCGCTGCTGTTTTACAAAGGCTGGATACAATTGAATCTAACAGAATGGAGCGCTTGAAGCTTCTCAAGTCTATGAATAATTTATGCAAAGTAATTATGCAACTCAAGCGTCTTCCTCATCTAAAAAATGAGATGCAGACAAGGATAAAAGAATCTATACAGTTGATAGTTGAAGGAGCAATATTGTGTtgttttcaaaagaaaagaaaaacacttGGAAG GTTGTACATGGCTTCAAAAGACAAACAAGACCTTGAAGAACTTAGCTTTCAAGTGGATGAGATGCGCAAGACATTAAATGAACAGATTAATGTTTGTATTTTAGATGATATTCATAGCACTATGGGGAGCAGCGCCTCACAGGCTCCTTTCTTGAATGATGCAG TTGGGATAGAGCAACAGATAACTAAAGTCGTTGGACTACTTGATTTGGAAAATGACAAGCCAGTTGTAGCAGTTGTTATACATGGAATAGGAGGTGCTGGGAAGACGACTCTAGCTGATGCAGTTTATGTATCTCTGCAAGATAAATTCCATGGTTGGAAACATTCCAAAGCTACTCTCATCCAAAACCTAGACTTAGATCCCAAAATAGAGGAGCTGCAATCCCAGATTGTACAGGATTTGACTGGTGTGAAGCAAAAGGTAAGAGACTATAAAAGTGGACAGCAATGCTTAAAAGAAATAATGGAAAAAGAAACTGTCTTCTTATACATTGACAATGTCTTGAGGAGAGACCATCTGGAGAAGCTTCTACCTAAGGAGATAACAGGTCCCAAAAAAATACGGATGCTTCTAACAGCTAGAAAAACAAATATACTGGGAGTGGTTGAGGACTGCAGGATTAAACCCTGTAAAATTTATCCTATGGGACCTCTTTCTCTTGATGCAGCCCTGCAAGTGTTATGCAAAAAGATAGACAGAGAACAGGACATCAATTCAATATTGGATGAAAGACCTCAGGCCAAGGAGATAGCAAAGAAATGCAGTTGCTGTCCTCTGTTTTTGGAAGTAGTAGGAGCATATCTCCATAAACGAAAGAACAAAGATGAAGCTTATGAAAGAGTACTCAATTGGCTCCAATGTGGAGAAGCTTTTAGTGGCTACAAGGAAGAGAGTTTCGATGATTCAAGGATTCTCTTTGCATATGAGGAGCTTCAACCAAGTGCTCAAGCGGCCTTCCTTGACATATGTTCATTCTTCTATAATTGGGAGTGGGAAGAAGTTGCGTGCATTGTAGGAGAGGAAGAACTAGAAAGCCTAGAAGAGGGGGCTCTGCTCAAAAGAATAGAGCTTGAAGAAGGTTATGATGTCAAAAGAAAAGTAAACAGGATAAGTATTCATGATCTTCTTCTAGCAGCTGGTCGTAATAAATCAAAAGGCAACCGTTTCAATGATTTAGGTGATTTTTCTGCAGTCCTGAACAATGAACAG GCTCTCCGCCAAATAAAAGGAGTTTGGTTGGGATGGAATAAGAAGCCTTTTCATCTATTAGCAGAAAAGCTAGATGCGATGTGTGGGTCTTTACGAGTATTTGCAATGGGAGACTCAATAATTGTGAAAGGAAAATGCAGTCAACAATTTAATGAGCTAAGGTTTCTTCAAGTGGGAAAAGTGCCCAATCTTCCATTTGATATATCAAGGTTAAAGCGTTTGACATTCATGGATTACAACTCTGAGGGCAACATGGTGTTAGATCTGTCCAAG ATACAATCAAAACTCAAAGTGCTTAAGCTCTCAGAACAAGGCAAGAGCCTTCAAAATCTTGAAATCAATCCATACACAGTAGCAGTATTGAAGGACCTACGAATATGTGCCTGGCGCTTTTGTAAATTGCAAAAACTGCCAAAAGCATTTCAGCAGCTTAACAAATTACAgcagttagatttgtcaaaatgcGAATTCACAGAAATTCCTGAGAGTTTTGGTCAATTATTTGCTTTGGAAAAGCTAAACCTGTCCTTTTCTCAAAATCTGAAAGAATTACCAGATTCATTGGAGAAGCTCCAAGCTTTGCAGGAGTTGGTTTTGAGTTATTGTAGGAATCTGAAGAAGTTGCCAGAAGGGTTTGGCAAATTGAAGGCTCTCACTAAGCTTGATTTAACATACTGTGAGAATTTGCAGGAGCTTCCAGGCAGTTTTGATAAGCTTTACTCATTAAGGTCGCTGTGGTTAGAACATTGCAGCAGTTTATTTGGGCTCCATGAAAGAATTGGGAATTTAACATCCTTAACTTCTTTACGGTTAGGTGAATGTGCAAAGCTGAGAAGTATTCCGGAAAGCATTGGACAGTTGACATCATTGGCAGGGTCCATATCATTTAGTGGGTGTTCAAGTTTGACAGAAGTACCAGAAGAAATTTGCAAACTTACAATGATTAAAAAAATTTCACTGGGAAGGTGCTCCAGTTTAAAGATGCTTCCCAGTCGGCTCATAGAAATCAGTTCCCTTCAAGATTTAGACTTACATGGATGTGAAAACTTACAAGAAATGTGTAATAACTTCCATTGCTTGGTAGcattaataaaattaaacatgGTCAATTGCTGGAGTTTATCAAAGCTACCAAAAGGTTTTGGTAAACTTAGATGTTTGCAGGAGTTATGTTTATCAGGATGTCGCAAGTTAGAGGAATTGTGCAGTGACTTCCATTGCCTTAGAGCATTAATAAAATTAGACTTGTCTGAATGCAGTAGTTTGATGATACTTCCTGAACAATTTGGTGATCTTGCTTGCTTGGAAGAGTTAGATCTGTCAGGATGCTTTCAGTTGGAATCTCTCTCTGCAAATTTCCATTCCTTACCATCCTTAATAAGACTGGGACTCATAAATTGTGAGAGGTTAGAAGGGAAATGGATGGATAGTGTTGTGGCAATTGAAAGCCTGTGGCGTGTAGACATCAGTGGAAGTGAAAGGATGATCCAACGGTGGATGGAAATGCAAAGGGAGAAGGATGACTGCCATCTGGTAGTGGTAACAGGAAAATTGCAG GAAAGTGATAGTTCTTTATTGTTGAAAGCAACAATATCAAAGTTCTTTAGGGAAGAAAGAATCCTCATCGACTCTCATCAACATCCATTTTGTTCATCCTCTCTTCAGCCAGAGACCGCTCTCATCTTGATCATTAGTTTGCGTTCCACTGAACCCTCGGTATGGGAATTACTGGAAAGAAATCTCCAACGGCTGGAATCCAATTATAAATCCTTCAAACTCATATATATCGGCAAAGAATTCAGTTCATTACCAACTAATTTGAAAGACAGGATACTGGCTTACACACCTGAAAACTCCCAGGCTTCCTTACTCTTGGATAAATTATTTGCTTTGTTTCCTACTTATAGAGAATATGTCTTCTGTACCTCTGATGGTTTACAAGAAAATGGCATGAAATGTTTTACAGTGTGGGAAGACATCTCTTATATACTTAATGAGGTTAGCTTCCTAATCAGAACCCCGAGAGAAAGCAATACTGAATTGTTGAGAGCATTGTTGCTGACTACAGAAACAGATTTTCTTCTGATCAAGAACAAACAACGG GTGCAGGTCACTGACATACAAGACAAAATGCTATTATTATTGATTACACCCATTAACATATCGGAAACACAGACTTCAGCTTTGAAAGATATGTATCTAAAGATGCAAGACAGACACGACTATCTAGCAGAAGTTGTTTGGATTCCAAGAGTGGATTGGGGGAAGCCAACTTGGGCTGAATATCAGAGATGCGCTACAAATTCTGCATGGCCAGTAGTTCCAAATCCGTGGCTAGTAAACCCAGAATCATTAAATCATTTGGTTAATACAGCAACCGCACTAGTTGTGGTAGATGCAAAAGGAATGATTTCATGCAAAGATGCATTGCCTATGGTAGAAAGGTGGGGGTTGGAGGCATATCCATTTTGTCAAAGCCGCGAAGATGATCTCAGGAAGCTAGAGTGGGAGGGACTCAAGGTCCAATCTAGTGTGGAATTTGTCTTTCAAAATCTGGAGTCATCTCAATTGAAG AGGGTACCCAATGAGAAGGTGCAGATCAGTAGGCATTTGGATGCTATTAAATATCAAGTTCTTCAACTTCATGTGAACGACACTATGTGTTCCAGACAATTACAACGTCTTTTGAAGTTTAAGGTGTCTTGTTGA
- the LOC131052071 gene encoding uncharacterized protein LOC131052071 isoform X1: MSSVASPAPTSPTTSELIDRFLKTSEDAPDFNLEQLVHMIDSVISQYDTKGKRNPSFGKLNYGAAGHPSAADTSKFSEDVSKHVNIISRQISKSLGDKHGTTIAVLNTFGNMHWVGVGFLVVAAVLQRLDTIESNRMERLKLLKSMNNLCKVIMQLKRLPHLKNEMQTRIKESIQLIVEGAILCCFQKKRKTLGRLYMASKDKQDLEELSFQVDEMRKTLNEQINVCILDDIHSTMGSSASQAPFLNDAVGIEQQITKVVGLLDLENDKPVVAVVIHGIGGAGKTTLADAVYVSLQDKFHGWKHSKATLIQNLDLDPKIEELQSQIVQDLTGVKQKVRDYKSGQQCLKEIMEKETVFLYIDNVLRRDHLEKLLPKEITGPKKIRMLLTARKTNILGVVEDCRIKPCKIYPMGPLSLDAALQVLCKKIDREQDINSILDERPQAKEIAKKCSCCPLFLEVVGAYLHKRKNKDEAYERVLNWLQCGEAFSGYKEESFDDSRILFAYEELQPSAQAAFLDICSFFYNWEWEEVACIVGEEELESLEEGALLKRIELEEGYDVKRKVNRISIHDLLLAAGRNKSKGNRFNDLGDFSAVLNNEQALRQIKGVWLGWNKKPFHLLAEKLDAMCGSLRVFAMGDSIIVKGKCSQQFNELRFLQVGKVPNLPFDISRLKRLTFMDYNSEGNMVLDLSKIQSKLKVLKLSEQGKSLQNLEINPYTVAVLKDLRICAWRFCKLQKLPKAFQQLNKLQQLDLSKCEFTEIPESFGQLFALEKLNLSFSQNLKELPDSLEKLQALQELVLSYCRNLKKLPEGFGKLKALTKLDLTYCENLQELPGSFDKLYSLRSLWLEHCSSLFGLHERIGNLTSLTSLRLGECAKLRSIPESIGQLTSLAGSISFSGCSSLTEVPEEICKLTMIKKISLGRCSSLKMLPSRLIEISSLQDLDLHGCENLQEMCNNFHCLVALIKLNMVNCWSLSKLPKGFGKLRCLQELCLSGCRKLEELCSDFHCLRALIKLDLSECSSLMILPEQFGDLACLEELDLSGCFQLESLSANFHSLPSLIRLGLINCERLEGKWMDSVVAIESLWRVDISGSERMIQRWMEMQREKDDCHLVVVTGKLQESDSSLLLKATISKFFREERILIDSHQHPFCSSSLQPETALILIISLRSTEPSVWELLERNLQRLESNYKSFKLIYIGKEFSSLPTNLKDRILAYTPENSQASLLLDKLFALFPTYREYVFCTSDGLQENGMKCFTVWEDISYILNEVSFLIRTPRESNTELLRALLLTTETDFLLIKNKQRVQVTDIQDKMLLLLITPINISETQTSALKDMYLKMQDRHDYLAEVVWIPRVDWGKPTWAEYQRCATNSAWPVVPNPWLVNPESLNHLVNTATALVVVDAKGMISCKDALPMVERWGLEAYPFCQSREDDLRKLEWEGLKVQSSVEFVFQNLESSQLKVKEAMCHGETVLLCTGSLEKMLNFVPSLNFALMKLKIKVKVLYVGKRPIHIWTNAQEEDAYEMKRKAMSNIPNLSFLDAYKLWQRVVDLYNDLSRMKDDEKILKVRRLVSGLLKKSNRDVGLIVIDEDGEMVTARGKEMVEVLLKGGKDEEELLCDIKNKGLKQVLDLRWNDDIVSNSLYH, translated from the exons ATGTCTTCTGTTGCCTCACCTGCTCCAACCTCTCCTACTACCTCTGAACTTATTGATAGATTTCTTAAAACTAGCGAGGATGCACCAGATTTCAATCTAGAACAACTAGTCCACATGATTGACAGTGTTATTTCTCAATACGACACTAAG GGGAAACGAAATCCATCTTTTGGGAAACTAAATTATGGTGCAGCTGGCCACCCCTCTGCAGCAGATACATCCAAATTCTCCGAAGACGTGTCAAAGCATGTCAACATCATTTCTCGCCAG ATATCAAAGTCTCTTGGAGATAAACATGGGACAACTATAGCAGTGTTGAATACCTTTGGAAACATGCATTGGGTTGGAGTGGGCTTCTTGGTGGTCGCTGCTGTTTTACAAAGGCTGGATACAATTGAATCTAACAGAATGGAGCGCTTGAAGCTTCTCAAGTCTATGAATAATTTATGCAAAGTAATTATGCAACTCAAGCGTCTTCCTCATCTAAAAAATGAGATGCAGACAAGGATAAAAGAATCTATACAGTTGATAGTTGAAGGAGCAATATTGTGTtgttttcaaaagaaaagaaaaacacttGGAAG GTTGTACATGGCTTCAAAAGACAAACAAGACCTTGAAGAACTTAGCTTTCAAGTGGATGAGATGCGCAAGACATTAAATGAACAGATTAATGTTTGTATTTTAGATGATATTCATAGCACTATGGGGAGCAGCGCCTCACAGGCTCCTTTCTTGAATGATGCAG TTGGGATAGAGCAACAGATAACTAAAGTCGTTGGACTACTTGATTTGGAAAATGACAAGCCAGTTGTAGCAGTTGTTATACATGGAATAGGAGGTGCTGGGAAGACGACTCTAGCTGATGCAGTTTATGTATCTCTGCAAGATAAATTCCATGGTTGGAAACATTCCAAAGCTACTCTCATCCAAAACCTAGACTTAGATCCCAAAATAGAGGAGCTGCAATCCCAGATTGTACAGGATTTGACTGGTGTGAAGCAAAAGGTAAGAGACTATAAAAGTGGACAGCAATGCTTAAAAGAAATAATGGAAAAAGAAACTGTCTTCTTATACATTGACAATGTCTTGAGGAGAGACCATCTGGAGAAGCTTCTACCTAAGGAGATAACAGGTCCCAAAAAAATACGGATGCTTCTAACAGCTAGAAAAACAAATATACTGGGAGTGGTTGAGGACTGCAGGATTAAACCCTGTAAAATTTATCCTATGGGACCTCTTTCTCTTGATGCAGCCCTGCAAGTGTTATGCAAAAAGATAGACAGAGAACAGGACATCAATTCAATATTGGATGAAAGACCTCAGGCCAAGGAGATAGCAAAGAAATGCAGTTGCTGTCCTCTGTTTTTGGAAGTAGTAGGAGCATATCTCCATAAACGAAAGAACAAAGATGAAGCTTATGAAAGAGTACTCAATTGGCTCCAATGTGGAGAAGCTTTTAGTGGCTACAAGGAAGAGAGTTTCGATGATTCAAGGATTCTCTTTGCATATGAGGAGCTTCAACCAAGTGCTCAAGCGGCCTTCCTTGACATATGTTCATTCTTCTATAATTGGGAGTGGGAAGAAGTTGCGTGCATTGTAGGAGAGGAAGAACTAGAAAGCCTAGAAGAGGGGGCTCTGCTCAAAAGAATAGAGCTTGAAGAAGGTTATGATGTCAAAAGAAAAGTAAACAGGATAAGTATTCATGATCTTCTTCTAGCAGCTGGTCGTAATAAATCAAAAGGCAACCGTTTCAATGATTTAGGTGATTTTTCTGCAGTCCTGAACAATGAACAG GCTCTCCGCCAAATAAAAGGAGTTTGGTTGGGATGGAATAAGAAGCCTTTTCATCTATTAGCAGAAAAGCTAGATGCGATGTGTGGGTCTTTACGAGTATTTGCAATGGGAGACTCAATAATTGTGAAAGGAAAATGCAGTCAACAATTTAATGAGCTAAGGTTTCTTCAAGTGGGAAAAGTGCCCAATCTTCCATTTGATATATCAAGGTTAAAGCGTTTGACATTCATGGATTACAACTCTGAGGGCAACATGGTGTTAGATCTGTCCAAG ATACAATCAAAACTCAAAGTGCTTAAGCTCTCAGAACAAGGCAAGAGCCTTCAAAATCTTGAAATCAATCCATACACAGTAGCAGTATTGAAGGACCTACGAATATGTGCCTGGCGCTTTTGTAAATTGCAAAAACTGCCAAAAGCATTTCAGCAGCTTAACAAATTACAgcagttagatttgtcaaaatgcGAATTCACAGAAATTCCTGAGAGTTTTGGTCAATTATTTGCTTTGGAAAAGCTAAACCTGTCCTTTTCTCAAAATCTGAAAGAATTACCAGATTCATTGGAGAAGCTCCAAGCTTTGCAGGAGTTGGTTTTGAGTTATTGTAGGAATCTGAAGAAGTTGCCAGAAGGGTTTGGCAAATTGAAGGCTCTCACTAAGCTTGATTTAACATACTGTGAGAATTTGCAGGAGCTTCCAGGCAGTTTTGATAAGCTTTACTCATTAAGGTCGCTGTGGTTAGAACATTGCAGCAGTTTATTTGGGCTCCATGAAAGAATTGGGAATTTAACATCCTTAACTTCTTTACGGTTAGGTGAATGTGCAAAGCTGAGAAGTATTCCGGAAAGCATTGGACAGTTGACATCATTGGCAGGGTCCATATCATTTAGTGGGTGTTCAAGTTTGACAGAAGTACCAGAAGAAATTTGCAAACTTACAATGATTAAAAAAATTTCACTGGGAAGGTGCTCCAGTTTAAAGATGCTTCCCAGTCGGCTCATAGAAATCAGTTCCCTTCAAGATTTAGACTTACATGGATGTGAAAACTTACAAGAAATGTGTAATAACTTCCATTGCTTGGTAGcattaataaaattaaacatgGTCAATTGCTGGAGTTTATCAAAGCTACCAAAAGGTTTTGGTAAACTTAGATGTTTGCAGGAGTTATGTTTATCAGGATGTCGCAAGTTAGAGGAATTGTGCAGTGACTTCCATTGCCTTAGAGCATTAATAAAATTAGACTTGTCTGAATGCAGTAGTTTGATGATACTTCCTGAACAATTTGGTGATCTTGCTTGCTTGGAAGAGTTAGATCTGTCAGGATGCTTTCAGTTGGAATCTCTCTCTGCAAATTTCCATTCCTTACCATCCTTAATAAGACTGGGACTCATAAATTGTGAGAGGTTAGAAGGGAAATGGATGGATAGTGTTGTGGCAATTGAAAGCCTGTGGCGTGTAGACATCAGTGGAAGTGAAAGGATGATCCAACGGTGGATGGAAATGCAAAGGGAGAAGGATGACTGCCATCTGGTAGTGGTAACAGGAAAATTGCAG GAAAGTGATAGTTCTTTATTGTTGAAAGCAACAATATCAAAGTTCTTTAGGGAAGAAAGAATCCTCATCGACTCTCATCAACATCCATTTTGTTCATCCTCTCTTCAGCCAGAGACCGCTCTCATCTTGATCATTAGTTTGCGTTCCACTGAACCCTCGGTATGGGAATTACTGGAAAGAAATCTCCAACGGCTGGAATCCAATTATAAATCCTTCAAACTCATATATATCGGCAAAGAATTCAGTTCATTACCAACTAATTTGAAAGACAGGATACTGGCTTACACACCTGAAAACTCCCAGGCTTCCTTACTCTTGGATAAATTATTTGCTTTGTTTCCTACTTATAGAGAATATGTCTTCTGTACCTCTGATGGTTTACAAGAAAATGGCATGAAATGTTTTACAGTGTGGGAAGACATCTCTTATATACTTAATGAGGTTAGCTTCCTAATCAGAACCCCGAGAGAAAGCAATACTGAATTGTTGAGAGCATTGTTGCTGACTACAGAAACAGATTTTCTTCTGATCAAGAACAAACAACGG GTGCAGGTCACTGACATACAAGACAAAATGCTATTATTATTGATTACACCCATTAACATATCGGAAACACAGACTTCAGCTTTGAAAGATATGTATCTAAAGATGCAAGACAGACACGACTATCTAGCAGAAGTTGTTTGGATTCCAAGAGTGGATTGGGGGAAGCCAACTTGGGCTGAATATCAGAGATGCGCTACAAATTCTGCATGGCCAGTAGTTCCAAATCCGTGGCTAGTAAACCCAGAATCATTAAATCATTTGGTTAATACAGCAACCGCACTAGTTGTGGTAGATGCAAAAGGAATGATTTCATGCAAAGATGCATTGCCTATGGTAGAAAGGTGGGGGTTGGAGGCATATCCATTTTGTCAAAGCCGCGAAGATGATCTCAGGAAGCTAGAGTGGGAGGGACTCAAGGTCCAATCTAGTGTGGAATTTGTCTTTCAAAATCTGGAGTCATCTCAATTGAAG GTAAAAGAGGCCATGTGCCATGGAGAAACAGTTCTTTTGTGCACAGGTTCCCTTGAGAAGATGTTAAACTTTGTGCCTAGTTTGAATTTTGCATTGATGAAGTTGAAAATCAAGGTCAAAGTTCTCTATGTGGGGAAGAGACCTATTCACATTTGGACGAATGCTCAAGAAGAAGATGCTTATGAAATGAAGAGAAAGGCAATGTCTAACATTCCAAATCtctcattcttggatgcatataaATTGTGGCAGCGTGTTGTGGATTTGTATAATGATCTGAGtagaatgaaagatgatgaaaaaatattAAAGGTGAGAAGATTAGTGTCAGGTCTCTTGAAAAAATCCAATAGAGATGTGGGGCTGATTGTGATTGATGAAGATGGGGAGATGGTGACTGCGAGGGGAAAGGAAATGGTAGAGGTGCTGTTGAAGGGTGGTAAGGATGAGGAAGAGTTGTTGTGTGATATTAAAAACAAAGGACTGAAACAAGTTTTAGATTTGAGATGGAACGATGATATAGTGTCCAACTCTCTTTATCACTAA